The genomic interval CGGTTTCGCGGTATAGAACGCCAACATTACAAACTCTGGATTCAAAGCTCCGGAGTTTTAAGAAGTCTACTAAACGCAGCCACATATAATCTTAGTGATCAATTCCTTAGAGACGCTATAGAGTCAAGCAACAGCTACGTTGTCACCAATTCCCATAAGCAAGCTCTAGAAAAAATAAGCCAAACAAACACCCTTGTGATTACCGGAGAGCCCGGCGTAGGCAAAACCACTCTTGCTGAGCAAATTTGCCTTCATTTCGTTGCAGAAGGATATAGCCTGATAGCAGTGGAAGATAATATACAAAATGCGCGAGCAGTATATAGCAATACAGAAAAACAAATCTTCTATTTTGATGATTTTTTAGGCAGCAACTTTCTTGAAACATTGCGGTTTAATGAAGATGCAAAAATCATGAAATTTATCAAGTTAATACAAGATGCTAGCAACAAAAAACTTGTCTTAACGTCAAGGACTAACATTTTAGATAGAGGATATTCATTAGGCCAATTTAACACTCCAGCAAAACTAAAAAGTAAAGAGTATTTGCTCAAAATTCAAGAATATACAGAAGAAGAGAAAGCACGAATTTTGTATAGCTTCATGTGGAAAAGTGGGCTGTCACAAGATTACTTGGGGGAAATTATTGCAAGGAAAAAATATTTACACATAGCACGGCACAAAAACTACAATCCCCGCATTCTTGAATTTATTACTTCCCGAGATCACTGCCAAGACATTCCAAGTGATGAGTACTGGAGCTTCATCAGCAAGTCTCTCAAAAACCCCGTAGACGTTTGGGACCATCCGTATTCCAACCAGCTAGACGACTTTGCCCGTGGCATGGTTGATCTTGTCGTCCTTGGAGACTCATCGGTAAATGAAGAAAGCCTACAATACGCATACAACAATTTTGTAGCAGCAGGGGGACACTCGGCAAGAACCCCTAGCCCAAATGATTTCTACAGCGTCTCAAAAGAGTTAGCGCGCACCTTTATCAATAGGAACGAAAGCCATTATAGCTACGGGAAAAGTCCTGAGAGAATCGTTAGATATACCCCATTCAATCCTTCCATTTCTGACTATGTACTAAATAAATACAAAAACGATCCTTTACGCTTTTCTGAAATGTTATTGCTTTTCAAAGAGGATAAAGGGCTCACAATCTTGAAAAAAATATTTTGGCAGGATGAAGACTTAGTTCATAACGTGGCGGGGATAATCGCTCAAAAACTTGAAAACAATATATTTATGAGGGGGATGTCTTTTTCAATTAAGCTAGGCAGCTTACTCAACGAGCAAGACTTTAAAGAAGTATATAAAGACGTTTCATTTGAATACATCAAGAATGAACTTCAAGAAATCGAAACGGGTAGCAACGCAATTGAATTTTGCGACCGATTTGTAGCAACAAAAAAATGCCCAATTAATGATATTTTCCAACTTTTTTGTTTACTTTTTCGCAATACATATGGATCTAATGATCTAGAAGAGATTTCTGAACGAGCCCTCACATATTCATGGGATGAAGCACAACGATCAGAATTAGAGAATGCCTTTGCCAAAAATTACATACCAGCATGGACCGACGAAATTGCTTACGATTTTATCAATGACAACATGGAGGAATGTTCTACCTTGGGAGAAGGCGATTACGATGATGAAAACTACTGCTACGGGCCCTCTGTAGAGGTAGATGAGACATATTGTCTAAGTCTACAGAAGAGCTCATTAGACCTCTAACCACAGAAGAAGTCACACTAATTCTTAAAAATTTTGACTTGGATGAAATGGCTCAGGAATTCTACTTAAATAATGCTGACGTCGAAGGTTTCTCCAGCGGCATAAAATCAAATAATTCAAGTATAGAGAATATTTTTGATGGCTTTATCGAATCAAAATACAGTTAAACACATAGCTTAAAACAATCTTAATTCTACTCTGAAGAATCCCATACACTACCACCAGTCCTACGAAATTCACCAGTATCCCCACATTCGGGACAGCGCATAATACGCACACTCTCGTCTTCAATCTCCCCACTAATCAAGGGGAGTGTTTCGCAATCAAGATTACATTTGTCACAATAAGCGTTGGGTATACTGCCATCATTTTCTACATGCTGATTTAAAAATATCATGACT from Maridesulfovibrio frigidus DSM 17176 carries:
- a CDS encoding nSTAND3 domain-containing NTPase, which translates into the protein MPCYDFKILDPIDFENLTNDLLSKHLNVQIERFKSGKDMGIDGRFSSSRDETCIIQSKHYAVSGFPALLRTLKHTEKNKINKLSPNRYILSTSVPLSPQNKDEIKATLAPHIKCTSDIYGKDDLNALIARFRGIERQHYKLWIQSSGVLRSLLNAATYNLSDQFLRDAIESSNSYVVTNSHKQALEKISQTNTLVITGEPGVGKTTLAEQICLHFVAEGYSLIAVEDNIQNARAVYSNTEKQIFYFDDFLGSNFLETLRFNEDAKIMKFIKLIQDASNKKLVLTSRTNILDRGYSLGQFNTPAKLKSKEYLLKIQEYTEEEKARILYSFMWKSGLSQDYLGEIIARKKYLHIARHKNYNPRILEFITSRDHCQDIPSDEYWSFISKSLKNPVDVWDHPYSNQLDDFARGMVDLVVLGDSSVNEESLQYAYNNFVAAGGHSARTPSPNDFYSVSKELARTFINRNESHYSYGKSPERIVRYTPFNPSISDYVLNKYKNDPLRFSEMLLLFKEDKGLTILKKIFWQDEDLVHNVAGIIAQKLENNIFMRGMSFSIKLGSLLNEQDFKEVYKDVSFEYIKNELQEIETGSNAIEFCDRFVATKKCPINDIFQLFCLLFRNTYGSNDLEEISERALTYSWDEAQRSELENAFAKNYIPAWTDEIAYDFINDNMEECSTLGEGDYDDENYCYGPSVEVDETYCLSLQKSSLDL